One part of the Prunus persica cultivar Lovell chromosome G5, Prunus_persica_NCBIv2, whole genome shotgun sequence genome encodes these proteins:
- the LOC18777317 gene encoding pachytene checkpoint protein 2 homolog → MSTPSPMEISLQNPQDTVIPDQNGFIAVDSAPSPSLPQDKVLVSVEVSLKPSSTARIDDVRSAVERMLEKRSLSYTDGPVPVPPDDQFLTENVQRICICDTDEWVQNHEILLFWQVKPVVHVFQLSEEGACEDVSGDGQPSTFNEWILPAKEFDGMWESLIYESGLKQRLLRYAASALLFTEKGVNPFLVSWNRIVLLHGPPGTGKTSLCKALAQKLSIRFNSRYPQCQLIEVNAHSLFSKWFSESGKLVAKLFQKIQEMVEEENNLVFVLIDEVESLAAARKAALSGSEPSDSIRVVNALLTQLDKLKSAPNVIILTTSNITAAIDIAFVDRADIKAYVGPPTLQARYEILRSCLQELIRTGILSNFEDCESLMLPNYGSLKEKLNMPEVQDARTLHMCKQLLETAEACEGLSGRSLRKLPFLGHAALASPYGCDPSKFLSTMIDTARRERSELPD, encoded by the exons ATGAGTACTCCCAGTCCCATGGAGATCTCTCTGCAAAACCCTCAGGACACCGTGATTCCGGACCAAAACGGCTTCATCGCTGTAGACTCAGCTCCTTCTCCTAGTCTTCCCCAAGACAAAGTACTTGTTTCAG TTGAAGTCTCCCTCAAGCCCTCAAGCACAGCTCGGATTGACGATGTACGGTCAGCCGTTGAGAG AATGCTTGAAAAGAGGAGTTTAAGCTATACTGATGGACCTGTGCCCGTGCCGCCCGACGATCAGTTCCTGACGGAAAATGTGCAAAGAATCTGTATTTGTGACAcgg ATGAGTGGGTGCAGAACCATGAGATCCTTTTGTTCTGGCAAGTGAAGCCTGTTGTGCATGTTTTTCAG CTTAGCGAAGAGGGAGCATGTGAGGACGTAAGTGGCGATGGACAACCTTCTACCTTTAATGAATGGATTCTTCCTGCGAAGGAATTTGATGGGATGTGGGAAAG CTTAATTTATGAATCTGGTCTCAAGCAAAGGTTACTGCGGTATGCAGCTAGTGCGTTGCTTTTTACTGAGAAGGGTGTCAATCCTTTCCTTGTGTCATGGAATCG CATTGTTCTTTTACATGGACCTCCAGGCACTGGAAAAACCTCTTTATGTAAAGCACTGGCTCAAAAACTATCTATTCGATTTAACTCCAG ATATCCACAGTGCCAATTGATTGAAGTTAATGCACATTCTTTATTCAGTAAATGGTTCTCCGAGAGTGGCAAATTG GTTGCAAAGCTTttccaaaaaattcaagagaTGGTAGAAGAGGAAAACAATCTGGTATTTGTTTTGATTG ATGAAGTTGAAAGCCTCGCTGCTGCTAGAAAAGCTGCTCTATCTGGTTCTGAACCTTCAGATTCTATTCGG GTAGTGAATGCGCTGCTAACTCAGCTGGACAAGTTGAAATCAGCACCGAATGTGATAATTCTGACAACATCCAACATAACGGCTGCTATTG ATATTGCGTTTGTTGATCGAGCTGATATAAAAGCATATGTCGGCCCCCCAACTCTGCAAGCGCGTTATGAAATTCTAAGGTCCTGCTTGCAGGAACTTATACGAACAggaattttatcaaattttgag GATTGTGAAAGCCTCATGCTTCCTAACTACGGTAGcttgaaagagaaattgaatatgCCTGAGGTTCAAGATGCCCGAACACTACACATGTGTAAACAATTGCTTGAAACAGCAGAAGCATGTGAG GGATTGAGTGGACGATCTTTAAGAAAGCTTCCATTCCTAGGGCATGCGGCTCTTGCAAGTCCTTATGGTTGCGACCCAAGCAAATTCTTGAGTACAATGATAGATACAGCTAGGAGGGAGCGTTCTGAGCTACCTGACTGA
- the LOC18775678 gene encoding serine/threonine-protein kinase HT1: MESGSRFYSADADEFRLDAKWLIDPKHLFVGPRIGEGAHAKVYEGKYKNQTVAIKVVHRGETPEEIAKREGRFAREVAMLSRVQHKNLVKFIGACKEPVMVIVTELLLGGTLRKYCLNMRPRCLDIRVAVGFALDIARAMECLHSHGIIHRDLKPENLLLTADHKTVKLADFGLAREESLTEMMTAETGTYRWMAPELYSTVTLRQGEGKHYNHKVDAYSFAIVLWELLHNKLPFEGMSNLQAAYAAAFKNVRPSADENLPEELNIILTSCWQEDPNARPNFSQIIQMLLDYLYTISPPEPAIPSRIFTENTVLPPESPGTSSLMAARDGSGETPKGEMEDKPKGFFFCFNQCY; encoded by the exons ATGGAATCTGGGAGTAGGTTTTACTCAGCTGATGCTGATGAGTTCAGATTGGATGCAAAATGGCTGATTGATCCTAAGCATCTGTTCGTTGGGCCAAGAATTGGAGAGGGAGCTCATGCCAAAGTGTATGAGGGCAA ATACAAAAACCAGACTGTTGCAATTAAAGTTGTTCATAGAGGAGAAACTCCGGAGGAGATCGCCAAGAGAGAAGGACGGTTTGCCAGAGAGGTTGCAATGTTGTCTAGAGTTCAACATAAAAATTTAGTGAAG TTTATTGGTGCCTGCAAGGAGCCAGTAATGGTGATCGTTACTGAGCTTTTACTGGGAGGTACATTGCGTAAATATTGTCTGAACATGCGGCCAAGGTGCTTGGACATACGCGTTGCTGTTGGTTTTGCACTCGATATTGCTCGTGCAATGGAGTGCTTGCACTCTCATGGGATCATACACCGTGATTTGAAGCCTG AGAACCTACTCTTGACGGCAGACCACAAAACAGTTAAATTAGCAGATTTTGGGTTAGCAAGAGAAGAGTCATTAACAGAGATGATGACTGCAGAAACTGGGACATACCGTTGGATGGCTCCAGAG CTGTACAGTACTGTTACATTAAGGCAGGGAGAGGGAAAGCATTACAACCATAAAGTGGATGCCTATAGCTTTGCAATCGTTTTGTGGGAACTCTTACACAACAAGTTGCCTTTTGAAGGCATGTCAAATCTCCAGGCAGCATATGCAGCTGCATTTAAA AATGTGAGGCCTAGTGCTGATGAGAACCTCCCGGAGGAATTGAATATCATCCTAACTTCCTGCTGGCAGGAGGACCCAAATGCTCGACCTAATTTCAGccaaataattcaaatgctACTTGATTATCTTTACACCATATCTCCTCCTGAACCTGCAATTCCATCTCGAATTTTCACTGAGAACACTGTCTTGCCACCGGAGTCTCCTGGCACAAGCTCCTTGATGGCAGCACGCGATGGCTCAGGGGAGACACCCAAAGGAGAAATGGAAGACAAGCCAAAAGGATTTTTCTTCTGCTTTAACCAGTGTTATTGA
- the LOC18776000 gene encoding uncharacterized protein LOC18776000 produces the protein MKKKLQPEDDRELEILKAVAQAWYSHSSGSRPTSEFDAHRRNFTGRLPSRFKLEAMRKSTSASNQASGYAAWDFGQSLWDAYEIVAVSKRLETGLFVDENPFNKLDSPTRVIRRRRESKHSLRSLFDKMSSRRFNEADVPPDNDT, from the coding sequence ATGAAGAAAAAGTTACAGCCTGAGGATGACAGAGAACTTGAAATTCTCAAGGCTGTGGCACAAGCTTGGTACAGCCACTCCAGCGGCTCTAGGCCCACGTCCGAATTTGATGCTCACCGGAGAAATTTCACAGGCAGATTACCGTCTCGGTTCAAGCTCGAAGCGATGAGAAAGTCTACATCAGCTAGTAATCAGGCTAGTGGTTATGCAGCATGGGACTTTGGGCAGTCACTATGGGATGCTTATGAGATTGTGGCTGTGTCCAAAAGGTTAGAGACTGGGTTATTCGTTGATGAAAATCCATTCAATAAGCTGGATAGTCCGACCCGAGTCATTAGGAGGCGTAGGGAGAGCAAGCACAGCCTCAGAagtttgtttgataaaatgtctTCAAGGAGATTTAATGAGGCTGATGTTCCACCTGATAATGATACTTAA
- the LOC18776610 gene encoding pentatricopeptide repeat-containing protein At1g08070, chloroplastic has translation MALTAFPISPAKPLTAITTIPQFPHNPKTLILQQCKTTRDLNQVHAHLIKTRLLLNPTITENLLESAAILLPNAMDYALSIFHNLDEPDTLVYNIMIRSLTYKLSPLEAFLLFKKMQESSAEPDEFTLSSILKACSKLRALREGEQIHAHIVKCGFKSNGFVENTLIHMYATCGELEVARRVFDGLPERARMAWNSMLAGYMKNKCWDEVVKLFHEMLKLGVGFDEVTLTSVLTACGRLANLELGEWIGDYIEANRLKGNIALVTSLVDMYAKCGQVETARRFFDRMDRRDVVAWSAMISGYSQANRCREALDLFHDMQKANVDPNEVTMVSVLYSCAVLGALKTGKWVEFYIKKEKLKLTVNLGTALIDFYAKCGCIDSSIEVFNRMPSTNVFSWTALIQGLASNGQGKGALEYFQLMQEKNIKPNNVTFIAVLSACSHAGLVNEGRNLFTSMIKDFGIEPRIEHYGSMVDILGRAGLIEEAYQFIKNMPIQPNAVVWRTLLASCRAHKNVEIGEESLKHIISLETPHSGDYILLSNIYASVDRREDAIRVRDQMREKGIEKAPGCSLIELDGVIYEFFAEDKACPHLEEVYNATHDMMKRIKEAGYVPYTTDARLDAEEDEKEASVSHHSEKLAIAFGLIRTLPGTTLRISKNLRVCTDCHNATKMISKVFNRQIVVRDWNRFHHFKEGSCSCNDYW, from the coding sequence ATGGCATTGACAGCCTTTCCTATCTCTCCCGCCAAACCCTTAACTGCCATAACGACCATTCCCCAATTCCCACACAATcctaaaaccctaattctcCAACAATGCAAAACCACCAGAGACCTCAACCAAGTGCATGCCCACCTGATCAAAACCCGGCTCCTCCTCAACCCCACCATCACCGAAAACTTACTGGAATCTGCCGCCATACTTCTCCCCAATGCCATGGACTATGCTCTATCCATTTTtcacaacctcgacgaacccGATACTTTGGTTTATAACATTATGATAAGGAGCCTCACATACAAGCTGTCCCCTCTTGAagcctttcttttgtttaaaaaaatgcaGGAAAGCTCGGCTGAACCCGATGAATTCACTCTTTCTAGTATATTGAAGGCTTGTTCTAAACTAAGAGCATTGAGAGAAGGAGAACAGATTCATGCCCACATTGTGAAATGTGGGTTCAAGTCAAATGGGTTCGTTGAGAACACTTTGATTCATATGTATGCAACTTGTGGGGAACTTGAGGTTGCCCGCCGTGTGTTTGATGGATTGCCAGAAAGGGCTCGTATGGCGTGGAATTCGATGTTAGCGGGTTACATGAAGAATAAGTGTTGGGACGAGGTGGTGAAGCTATTCCATGAAATGTTGAAACTGGGTGTTGGGTTTGACGAGGTTACATTGACTAGTGTTTTGACAGCATGTGGAAGACTGGCCAATTTGGAACTGGGAGAGTGGATTGGTGACTATATAGAGGCAAATAGACTCAAGGGTAACATTGCTTTAGTCACTTCTCTGGTTGATATGTATGCTAAATGCGGTCAGGTAGAGACTGCAAGACGATTCTTTGATCGAATGGATCGAAGAGATGTTGTTGCTTGGAGTGCAATGATTTCTGGTTATAGCCAAGCAAATAGATGCAGGGAGGCGCTTGATCTGTTTCATGACATGCAAAAGGCAAATGTGGATCCCAATGAGGTTACCATGGTTAGTGTTCTTTATTCGTGCGCTGTCCTTGGAGCTTTGAAAACTGGTAAATGGGTTGAGTTTTATATAAAGAAGGAGAAACTGAAGCTCACTGTTAATCTTGGAACTGCACTAATTGATTTCTATGCAAAATGTGGGTGTATAGATAGTTCAATTGAAGTATTTAATAGGATGCCTTCAACAAACGTCTTCTCCTGGACAGCACTAATTCAAGGTCTTGCTAGTAATGGACAGGGAAAAGGGGCTCTTGAATACTTTCAATTGATGCAGGAGAAGAATATAAAACCAAATAATGTGACTTTCATCGCAGTTCTTTCTGCTTGTAGTCATGCAGGTCTGGTTAATGAGGGTCGAAACCTTTTTACCAGCATGATTAAAGATTTCGGAATTGAACCAAGGATTGAGCACTATGGTTCTATGGTTGATATATTGGGTCGAGCTGGGTTGATAGAAGAGGCATATCAGTTCATCAAGAACATGCCTATCCAACCCAATGCAGTTGTTTGGAGGACATTATTGGCTTCATGCAGAGCACataaaaatgttgaaattGGTGAAGAATCATTAAAACACATAATCAGTTTGGAGACCCCTCATAGTGGAGACTACATTCTGCTATCAAATATTTACGCATCAGTAGATAGGCGCGAGGATGCTATTCGTGTGAGAGATCAAATGAGAGAAAAGGGAATAGAGAAGGCTCCGGGATGTAGCCTGATTGAGTTGGATGGAGTGATTTATGAGTTCTTTGCTGAGGACAAAGCATGTCCACACTTGGAGGAGGTTTACAATGCAACTCACGACATGATGAAACGGATTAAGGAAGCTGGTTATGTGCCCTACACAACAGATGCAAGACTAGAtgcagaagaagatgagaaggAAGCTTCAGTATCCCACCACAGTGAGAAGTTGGCCATTGCCTTTGGTCTTATCAGAACACTTCCTGGAACTACACTTAGAATATCTAAAAATCTTAGAGTTTGTACGGACTGCCACAATGCAACAAAGATGATATCAAAGGTATTTAACAGACAAATTGTTGTTAGGGATTGGAACCGCTTCCATCATTTCAAAGAAGGGTCATGTTCCTGCAATGACTATTGGTGA